A window of Dehalogenimonas sp. WBC-2 genomic DNA:
ATCTGGCAATCCGGAGTCTTATGCTGCCCTTGCCTCAAAGTCAAGGAATCAAACCAACGCCGGAATCATCCTTATGTGCCAGGACGCCGAGGCGCTCAAAGCGGCGGCTGAAGCTTGCGGTGACCGTAAACCGATATTATGCGCCATCACAGTTTCAAACTTTGACCTGTTGGCCCCGCTGGCAAAGGAATTGACACTGCCTGTCGTCGCCCGTGCCGAAAATATCAGTCAACTGGCCGAACTGACCGGGCAATTGACTGCCATGGGCATCAACAATATTATCCTGGACACCGGTGCGCGTAATTTGAAGAATGCGCTGGCAGATCAGATTGCTCTCCGCCGCTTGGCATTACTCAAAAAGAATAGAGGATTAGGATTCCCGACTATCGTTTTCCCTGCAGAAATGACCGATAATCCCATCAAAGAAGCTCTCTGCGCGGCCGTATTGATGGCTAAATACGCAGGTATCATCGTGCTTTCAGATTTCAAGGGGGATACCCTGTTCCCATTGCTGGTAGCCCGCTTGAATCTCTATACAGATCCACAACGACCATTGGCTACAGCCGAGGGTATTTACGACATCAACGGACCGGATGAAAATTCACCGGTGGCAATAACCTGCAATTTCTCATTGACCTATTTCCTGGTCTCAGGTGAGATTGAAAATACCAGGATGCCCGCCCATCTGCTCATCAAGGACACTGAAGGTCTATCAGTGATGACTGCCTGGGCTGCTGGAAAATTCGGCGCAGATAACATCGGCGGTTTCGTTAAGAAAAGCGGCATTGCCGAACGGGTTAAGCACCGTAAGCTGATAATCCCCGGATATATTGCCCAGGAAAGCGGAGGCTTGGAGGAAGAGTTGCCGGATTGGGAGATCATGGTCGGCCCCCGAGAAATCGCACACCTGATGCCTTATCTCA
This region includes:
- a CDS encoding acetyl-CoA synthase corrinoid iron-sulfur protein large subunit, whose product is MALSGIEIFKYLPKTNCAKCGVPTCLAFAMSLAAGKAELTACPFISEESKLKLEEASAPPIRPVSIMTGGKPLKIGGETVMFRHEKRFENSPGIAVIISDTMKDSEIDRRLKSLEIFTYTRVGATLKPEMVALKYESGNPESYAALASKSRNQTNAGIILMCQDAEALKAAAEACGDRKPILCAITVSNFDLLAPLAKELTLPVVARAENISQLAELTGQLTAMGINNIILDTGARNLKNALADQIALRRLALLKKNRGLGFPTIVFPAEMTDNPIKEALCAAVLMAKYAGIIVLSDFKGDTLFPLLVARLNLYTDPQRPLATAEGIYDINGPDENSPVAITCNFSLTYFLVSGEIENTRMPAHLLIKDTEGLSVMTAWAAGKFGADNIGGFVKKSGIAERVKHRKLIIPGYIAQESGGLEEELPDWEIMVGPREIAHLMPYLKNNWGA